The proteins below come from a single Rosa rugosa chromosome 2, drRosRugo1.1, whole genome shotgun sequence genomic window:
- the LOC133731610 gene encoding calcium-dependent protein kinase 34, whose product MGNCCSQRNTEDAPNDVKGDNNGGLDNNADVTNNSSGNHNPAPQGHKAPPASPPPGGKPAKTGPIGPVLGRPMEDVRSTYAIGKELGRGQFGVTHLCTHKQTGEQFACKTIAKRKLVNKEDIEDVRREVQIMHHLTGQLNIVELKGAYEDKQSVHLVMELCAGGELFDRIISKGHYTERAAAALLRTIVQIVHTCHSMGVIHRDLKPENFLLLNKDENSPLKATDFGLSVFYKQGEVFKDIVGSAYYIAPEVLKRRYGPEVDIWSVGVMLYILLSGVPPFWAESEHGIFNAILRGHLDFSSDPWPAISAQAKDLVRKMLNSDPKQRLTAFQVLSHPWIKEDGEAPDVPLDNAVLSRLKQFKAMNQFKKVALRVIAGCLSEEEIMGLKEMFKSIDTDNSGTITLEELKQGLAKQGTKLSEHEAKQLMEAADADGNGTIDYDEFITATMHLNRMDREEHLYTAFQHFDKDSSGFITTEELESALREYGMHDGRDIREIIAEVDSDNDGRINYDEFVAMMRKGNPEPNLKKRRDDVFV is encoded by the exons ATGGGCAACTGTTGCTCTCAACGCAACACCGAGGATGCCCCCAACGATGTAAAGGGAGACAACAATGGTGGCCTGGATAACAATGCCGATGTGACAAACAATTCTTCAGGCAACCATAATCCAGCCCCCCAGGGTCACAAGGCTCCTCCTGCATCCCCTCCACCTGGGGGAAAGCCTGCGAAAACAGGGCCTATTGGACCTGTTCTAGGGAGGCCAATGGAGGATGTGCGTTCGACCTACGCTATCGGAAAGGAGCTGGGGCGGGGACAGTTTGGGGTGACGCACCTGTGCACACATAAACAGACGGGAGAGCAGTTTGCGTGCAAAACCATTGCCAAACGCAAGCTGGTGAATAAGGAAGACATAGAGGACGTGAGGAGGGAGGTTCAAATCATGCACCATTTGACAGGACAACTAAACATCGTGGAACTCAAGGGAGCTTATGAGGATAAGCAGTCCGTTCACCTGGTGATGGAGCTGTGTGCCGGTGGGGAGCTTTTTGACCGAATCATCTCTAAGGGGCATTACACGGAGCGTGCTGCAGCTGCCTTGTTAAGGACCATTGTTCAGATCGTGCACACCTGCCATTCCATGGGCGTCATCCATAGGGATCTCAAGCCTGAGAATTTCCTTCTGCTCAACAAAGATGAGAACTCTCCACTCAAGGCTACTGATTTCGGTCTATCAGTCTTTTACAAACAAG GAGAGGTGTTCAAGGATATTGTTGGCAGCGCATATTACATAGCACCAGAGGTGTTGAAGAGGAGATATGGACCAGAAGTCGATATATGGAGTGTTGGAGTCATGCTATACATTCTTTTGAGTGGTGTTCCTCCTTTCTGGGCAG AATCGGAACATGGGATATTCAACGCAATATTACGTGGTCACCTCGACTTTTCAAGCGACCCATGGCCTGCAATATCAGCTCAAGCAAAGGATCTTGTGAGGAAGATGTTGAATTCAGATCCCAAGCAGAGATTGACAGCCTTCCAAGTTCTAA GTCATCCATGGATCAAGGAGGATGGTGAAGCACCAGATGTTCCTCTCGACAATGCTGTGCTCAGCAGGCTCAAACAGTTCAAAGCAATGAATCAGTTTAAGAAAGTTGCACTTCGG GTTATCGCCGGTTGCTTATCAGAGGAAGAAATCATGGGATTGAAAGAGATGTTCAAGAGCATAGATACAGACAACAGTGGGACTATCACACTTGAAGAGCTCAAGCAAGGTCTTGCTAAGCAAGGCACCAAGTTATCTGAACACGAAGCTAAACAACTAATGGAAGCT gcCGATGCTGATGGGAACGGAACCATAGACTATGATGAGTTCATCACAGCAACGATGCACTTGAACAGAATGGATAGAGAAGAGCATCTCTACACTGCCTTCCAGCACTTCGATAAAGATAGCAGCGG GTTTATCACGACTGAAGAGCTAGAGTCAGCCCTCCGCGAATACGGGATGCATGATGGAAGGGACATAAGGGAAATCATTGCTGAAGTCGACTCTGATAAT GACGGTCGAATCAACTACGATGAATTTGTGGCAATGATGAGAAAAGGAAACCCAGAACCAAACCTGAAAAAGCGGCGGGACGATGTATTTGTTTGA